The sequence AAGAGGTTGACCAAAGCTGAGTCTACAATCCCTGCATTGTAATTGGAAATGCAACATGAGCTGTGAgtaaaggagaaggaaggaatgggAAGGCAGAATGGGAGCAACAGCAACGAGTGACACAGTTGCACACTGGAGTCATTTTGAATTATTCAAAATCCTTTCTCAAAATAGTAAATTCAGCTCTTCCCAAGGCCTAGGCCATGCCTATCATTAATTCAGGACCAGCCTATCATTAATTCAGGACCAGCACGTCCTGAATGTGTTTCATGTGTTTCATACATACAAATATGGCATTTCTTCACAGAATGGCAAACAGAACATAGTCCTCTGAACCGCTCCCTCCACAGGTATCTCAAAGCTGCAACTTGAGCCTGATTGCTCTCATACCCTGGAGCCACAAACCTCCTGGAAAGGAGAAGTTACTCATGGGTGGTTCTGCTGACTATGGAGGAAATCAGCAAGGAAACAGCTTACCAAGCTTATTTcaaggagagattttttttccttttttaattttgttNNNNNNNNNNNNNNNNNNNNNNNNNNNNNNNNNNNNNNNNNNNNNNNNNNNNNNNNNNNNNNNNNNNNNNNNNNNNNNNNNNNNNNNNNNNNNNNNNNNNGGCGCTCGTGCCGGTGACGGCCGTGTGCCTGGGGCTCTTCGCGGTCGGCGTGGTGGGCAACGTGCTGACGGTGCTGGTCACCTGCGGGCACCGCGACGCCCGCAGCACCACCGACCTGTACGTGGGCAGCATGGCGATGTCCGACCTGCTCATCCTGCTCGGGCTGCCCCTCGACCTGTACCGCCTGTGGCGCTCCCGGCCCTGGATCTTCGGGCAGCTGCTGTGCCGCCTCTCGCACTACCTGAGCGAGGGCTGCACCTACTGCACCATCCTGCACATCACCGCCCTCACGGTGGAGCGCTACCTGGCCGTCTGCTTCCCGCTGCGGGCCAAGGTGCTGGTCACCCGGCGTCGCGTCAGGGCCGTCATCGGCGCCCTCTGGGCTTTCTCCCTCCTGTCGGCGGCgcctttcttcttcctggtGGGCGTGGTGCAGCCCGACAACCGCACCGACTTCAGCCGAGAGTGCAAGCCCACCCCGCGGGCGCTGGAGTCCGGCCTGCTGGGCGCCATGTTCTGGGTCACCACTTCCTACTTCGTGCTGCCCGTCGTCTGCCTCAGCGTCCTCTACGGCTTCATCGGGCGCGAGCTGTGGCGCAGCAGGGGCCGCCTGCGGGGTCCCGGCGCTGCCCTCCGGGAGCGGGGCCACCGGCAGACCGTCAGGATCCTGGGTGAGTCTCCCGGCCCCGAGGCTGCGCCCCTGCGGCTCCTTTCGCTCACGGGAGCCGGCGGGTCCGTCGCGGTCCGGGCTCCCGTCTGACCCACGGGCAGCGTAGCGCCTGTCCACAAACTGGCTCTTCTTAAGGCGTCTGACTGGGGATCTGATTCGTGTTTATAAATGGCCAGAGGGAGGTGAAATGGATGAGGCCGGGAGCTTCTTAGTGGTGTGTAGCAATTGGACAAGGAGCAAACGGCCTTGAACACAGGGAGTTGCACACTAAcgtgtggaagaacttctttacggtaaggatgacagcacaggaacaggctgcccagagagattgtggagtctccttctgtggagatactCGAGGCCCATCTGGACGCCcgcctgtgtgacctattgtagggtccctgctttagcagggagttggactcgatgacctCTCGAGCTCCCTTCCAGCAGTGCTTTGGTTCTGCTCTCCTTTGGCCTGGGGCAAAAGCAGTCTCAGAGCCCTGTGCAGACAGGGGTAGCACAGAGCATCCCAGCTCACATACAGCTGTGTGAGCCAGCACTCCCTGTGAGGTTCACTGATAGTTCATATGAGTGCTCTTTTTCTGACTTTCATAGAATTCCAAAGTCctctgagttggaagagaccactaaAGGCCATGaggttcaactcccctgcactgaacagggacacctacagttccatcaggtgctcagagctccatccagcctgatctcgGGTgtctccaggaacagggcatccactgcctctctggacaacctgtgccattgcctcaccacccttattatACAGTGTCAAAGAGAGCACCCTTTGCTAACTTACTGGGAAGGCTGCCTGCCCTGAGGCAGGGGCAGGGCTCTCCGACAGAAACGCATGCATCCAAACTCAAAATCTGCTGAACcatctttgaaaagaaagcagtcaCCCTTTAGTCCAGGGCTGACAGCTGGGCTTGATGCTATTCCGTTTTTCAACAGCGAGTGCCGTTTAGTTCTATATAAAT is a genomic window of Meleagris gallopavo isolate NT-WF06-2002-E0010 breed Aviagen turkey brand Nicholas breeding stock chromosome 1, Turkey_5.1, whole genome shotgun sequence containing:
- the MLNR gene encoding motilin receptor translates to LVPVTAVCLGLFAVGVVGNVLTVLVTCGHRDARSTTDLYVGSMAMSDLLILLGLPLDLYRLWRSRPWIFGQLLCRLSHYLSEGCTYCTILHITALTVERYLAVCFPLRAKVLVTRRRVRAVIGALWAFSLLSAAPFFFLVGVVQPDNRTDFSRECKPTPRALESGLLGAMFWVTTSYFVLPVVCLSVLYGFIGRELWRSRGRLRGPGAALRERGHRQTVRILAVVILAFVICWLPFHIGRIVFINTRDTRTMLFSQYFNIFALQLFYLSASINPILYNLISQRYRAAACKLLLPCRRVRRALVGTKISRTYTETTSGIRHR